A stretch of DNA from Cannabis sativa cultivar Pink pepper isolate KNU-18-1 chromosome X, ASM2916894v1, whole genome shotgun sequence:
GACTGCAATAGTTTGAGTGGTACAAGATAGATTGAGCTCTACATTTTCACTTTGTTTTATAATCACatttattgaattttcaaaactcAATCACCAGGGTATTCAATTCATATGGTGATTGGTTATGTGCTTTCTTAATTACTTGTTGGAATGTATAGTTGAATTAGGATATCTAGGTGTATAGCATGACTAGTTTTGTGTGCCATTATTATGAATGTAATAATAATTATCATAATAATAACACATTGAATAAGCAGCTGGCCGAGCTGGTTGGCTAAGCATTGCCAAGCAGTAAGTAAATTCAGCTGCAACATGAAATTGGGGCTCAAAACCAGCTCTTGATTGCTATAGTTTCAGTGGTGCAAGATAGATTGAGCTCTACAAGTACATTTCTTAGTTGTCACATTCATAAACTCTCTAAGCTTAAGATCACAAGCAAGCATGTCCCTTAATGGGGATTAGttcttaaatttatatttttacttgGAACAATTACCTATCATGTGTTGGGTGTGATCATACCAGCATTAATGCACCATATCCCATCAAAATTTTACAGTTAAGCTTGTTTTGGCGAGAGTAGtattaggatgggtgacctttTAGAAAGTCTTCGTGTTCACCCCTACCTATTATGTGTTTTGTTCTTGAAAATGTTGGAGTTCAAAGTCTTTACTTTGTATTGACATAGcaattgttataattttttgaacTCATCCTAGTACAAACTTTAAATCTCTTTTAGGCTTGGCTTCAAGAAGTTGCTCCATGTTCTTATGTAATTTTCTTTATCTTTAGATTTTAGGAATAATTTGTGTTTATAGTGATAGAATATGAGACAAgattattgaaaaatattgaGATTTTCACTTCCTTTAGTAAAAAGGTCTCAAAATTTGTACTTTGATCTTTATTTCTACACCCTTTATTCTTTACATACATATGCTCAATCATTTTGATACTATCAAGAATTTGATgtaatatacatttatttttttggtaataTGGGCAAAGgtataaaataatacataaaatatttaataatcactaattcactaaaactccacAAACAACCATAGTAAAGAAACCCCTCAACATCTTTCAATAAATGAAAGTTTTTCCTTCTTTGAtttgaaacaaaaataaatgtcaTTAATAACACTTAGCAAGCCAAAAAAGATTCAAGGTCAAAATTATGACCACCTAATAGAATTGTGAtaacttattatttaaaaataacaaatcatATGATCATTTTCTTAAATAAGTTGTCTCAATTTTATTAGATGGACATAGTTTAGAATATGAATTCTCAACATAGAGATTTCAATTTAATGGGGATAGATAAAAACATGTACAACATTTTTCCGAAAACCTACCTAAAATAGAAATtactaaagaagaagaagaaagaaataaGTGGTTAATTAAAATGATTAGATAGTAGGGGAAGGAGGTAATAGAGtactaataattaaattaattaaaagtaatacaaaattattattgttaattgGAAGGGACATGGTAATATTTGCCTTTGCACATACATCTGTAGACAATGGGACAAGACTCCACAGAGCATTTGAAGCTCACCATAACCCTTTTGCATGGAAAGCATGGCCCACAAGCATGTGAACAATCAGGCAAGCTTGACCCTGTTGGGTACATCTCCATTcccaatcctactacttcatcTTTTTTCTGCAATTAATCCACAAAAATGTTAGTTAGGGTTTATACAAAttgaatatattatataatatgatagaaGCGAAAGACAGACGGTAGAAATCAATCTCTTCTAATTATTCAATTAGCGGAGTTGAAGACAATACTCACTTCGACCAAATTCTAAACCTTTTAAGTAAAAAGTATGTAAAtagctaaaaaaaaaagtaaccatAACATAATTAAAGACTGGAACAATAGTGTCATAGATCAAAAAAATCTTTCTTACGAATGTATGTTTTCGACCATATGTTTTGCATCATTTACCTATTTGGACTtcgtattttaaaattttaattttcgaatcttttgttttgtgaaaaaaaaaaggttaaaattaggttttgaattttatttttctctttttttttttgttggggaCTACAGAGTGTTTTTTTTCCTCGGATGCCAGACTTTTTAAATTGGTCCTTCGGTTGCTAATAGTATTGCACACTCTTTAACAAGTGTTTTTGTGAACTAATTAAAGAGAGAGTGGAAatttttttaaccttggagAATAAGTTGGGGTCATTGTTTCTCATGCCAACTTCACCTCCTTCATTTCTTGATCTAACTGTAACTGACATAtctatttagaaaaaaaaaatcaataataacaAGTGTTAGAGATAATGTTATAATTTCACAAACTAATCACATTTTTGGATTTGGATTATTTTATATCTTTTGAAAATCGATATACTTTAcaatatataagtatataatatactatataattatgtatacataataaagtttttaagAAGAAAATATATCTAAACTAATGATCTTTAATTAGTGTAGGAGATGAAGcattttgtaaatatatatatacatatatatataaatttatatatatttatataaacatGCATATGCATAATGAGATATATCACTTTGACTTACATTGGTGAGGCCTCAAGCCAAAGGTGGTAGTAATCACTAAGAAAATCACTAGAAAATAAGCTGTGTTGATCTTAAGTTGATGAACAATTGATATGCCCTTCATCATCATGATTTGAATTTTCCAATAATATAGGATATATAGAAATAATTAagagtatatttatatataggagagaatatatattttttatatcaaAGAATTAATTAAGTGGATTTTCAAGgagagaaaatacaaaagaaGAAGGCAAAAGGGGTTGTTATAAATTTTGTGAGTGATAAAAAATTGTGATGGTTGGCATCAATATATACaataagctatatatatatatataattaagagcaTAGAAGGTACaacctctctctctatttttgtaTTCACATGATCCATGGCCATTTTTTGAAAGCCCTAGTCTTTCACATGTTTTCGTAAGTCATCCTAACCCTAGTTCCAACACTACAAtaatacataatacaaaaatcctacctattatataaatatatatgtgtgtctTGATATCTATAAatgaacacacacacacataattACTACACTTTAAATTCAAATCACATATACACACctgcatacatacatatatatatatttatatgtactcATGATAAGTATCATAAGTCACTATATATACATGTTTATCAGATTTTTCTTGTCTCCCCATTTATACACATCTTATACAATTATTATtgctattattttttgttttttttttcttgggatatacttctttattttactttattattattcatgTTATATAATGATATGGTTAAtgtgttttatatattttgtacaaaaattataattttatttttcaaaaataatatattttaccaaTTGTACGGTGTAGTGGTAAGAAAATCTTTATTAACAACCTTACTTCTTCGTCGAATGTTACTACAACGTCCCTCATTGTAAGGAATTATACTTGACTCTTGAAGGCCTATGGCTATAGCACGTGGTCCCTAGAACTGACTAAGCCACCGAAAGAGGAGGAAGAAATCTGCATCATCGTGATCTCCTTTTTCTTTCTAGTGTATATCattggaatttttttaaaaataattaaaaaaatagataaataaggTAACTGGTTACCTTAAGGATGTAACTGGTTACCCAATAAGCTATTCtttctatatttttaatttttcttttgagttttcttctataattttttttttgtcaaaaaaacaaaacatattTATATGCTCAgccaaaaaaaatgataaaaatgaatttaaaaaaactttttatttaaaaatcataGCGGGTtaataaatttcttttatttgttcTATTGGCATGTAATTAgttactatttaaaaaaaaaaactttgaatttatattttCTCTCTTTGGTATCAATTTTATTCATTTGAATCTTTGTTATCACCTTGATAGGAAGAAAATGAGGGCATTCACGTGGTGTGtcatttatacaaaatatacatataatattattataacatTTATGAAGTAAAATGTATAGATGGCAATTG
This window harbors:
- the LOC115702474 gene encoding EPIDERMAL PATTERNING FACTOR-like protein 6 yields the protein MMMKGISIVHQLKINTAYFLVIFLVITTTFGLRPHQYMSVTVRSRNEGGEVGMRNNDPNLFSKKKDEVVGLGMEMYPTGSSLPDCSHACGPCFPCKRVMVSFKCSVESCPIVYRCMCKGKYYHVPSN